The genomic DNA TAGTCGTACAGGCGGGCCTCGCGCGCCCGCCGACGATTCgagcagctgcagagtctgAATCTGTGCCTGTCATAGCTCAAGAGTTTACCAAACTGTTTACTGTAGTTGCACTTAAGATACCACGGACCTCACCGACCTCACCAAGTGTTCAAAACGGACAGCTGGCGACAGAAACGATTACGAATGAGCCTAAAAGTCTCCTCATCAGCAATACCAATATCAGCTGTGCTACATGGTATGGATGATGCAGGCGGGAATGTGGCGTGCTGTTGAACTTCCTTTCTGTATTTCATACAGCTGATGATGtgttcctttttatttttctacctGATACTGAACCTTGAACCTTTTTGCATCTTAGATACGACGACCTGgctaaaataaaactgttacTACGTATGACAACGGGAAACTCCGGGTGCTTGCTTTGGATGTGGGGAGAGGAAATTACATCTGTGattacaaaagcacacacacacacacacacaccagtgcgTGTGTACAACACCACAGTGAAGTCAACATTATTAAATGCTGAATGTTGGAGAAGACATTTCATTTGGCTTCTCATCTCCATGTTTAAGTCTCATATTCTGACCTTTAATTAGTAGTGACAAAACATAATTACACCCTCTGCTTATTGGAAATCTCTCCACGCATCCCGTAAAAAAACACGAGCAGGTCACTTCATCTCCTTACGTGCTTGAAGTGGCGAATTCAGCGTGAATCCTCTCCAACTTCTGTTTGTAGGCATTCACCTCCTCCGCTTTGGGAAGCTCGTACTTCTTGAGGAGGGTTTTCATCCCTGGATGAGCAGAGAAACCGTTTAGTTGAATCTCAGGTGAAGCTCTGCGCAGCTCAACATCGCCATCCTGTGGCATCAAATGGAAGGTGCAGTTTACTCACGTCTCATTGAGTCGTACATCTTTGAGAGAGTCTCTTTGTCCCCTTTCAGTCCCAGACATTCAGTCAGGTAGCTAAGCAGAGGAAAAATGAGCACAAGGTTTAAcaattttacttcagtgaaattTCACTTTAAGGTGTTTCTTTGGGGTGGTGTTTCATGCAGTTTGTGCTGAGGGTCACGCCTTTTCATTAGCAGCTTATCTGACTGTTCGCTGATACTTTTAATCAGTTCCTCGCTTTAACCCGAGCACGCCTAACGACCCACCTCTCCATGCTGAGACCGGCTCTCGAGGCGCTGTTCAGAATGGCCGTCAGAGCGATCTGAGAGGGAGGGAACAGCAGTCCAGCGTCCGTCATGGCTGCCTGTGTCAGAAAGTCGTCAGCGCTCTTCCTCAGCGACTCTGGGTTCTCCAGCGCGGGGTATCGTGTCTGAAGGATGAAATGCACGAAAATGTAATAAATCCTCGAGGGAGGACAAACACGTAGATATTtatacaggaagtgatgcataCTTCAGACCGGGCGGACACAGTTTTTGAGAGATCGCTGAGACGTTAAACATTATTTCACTGATTGTGTTATGTTTGTAGTCTGCACACTGCTCTGTAAAACACTACTGAGAGGCGCATTTATGCACTTAATTATTCATGAGTGATGGATTTTATTAACACTGGAGCCATTGTCTCGCTGTTCATGACCTTTTCATTTGAGGCTGAACTGTGAAGCAGCTTGTAAAGTCCAGTTCAGTATGAGAGGCCGCgtgcatgtttctgtcattgtgcgcacacacagttGTGAATCTACTCAGAGTTTTGGACGTCCGCCTACCTTGAGGTCGATGAGCAGGCCCTCCATGGGTCTGTATGGGGTGTGGACCACCAGGTGAAAGTTGAGTTGCTGGATGAGCAGCAGCTCATACTCCAGGATCTGCTCCAGGACTCTCTCCTGCCCTGCCGGGCTCTCCTGCAGAAGGTTGCCCACAAACTGGGTGCTGGACACGTTGAACTCATCCACTTTGCAGGACAGGTATGCACACGTCAGCCTGAAACAGGAAAGTGAGTCTGAAACAGGTTGCATAGACCTTAGAGTAGATTATAGATCCTTATTTCACAGTGATGTATCTCCTCTAAAATTACACTGATTCCAGCATTTACACCATTAGAAACAAAcaattaattcatgttttatACAATAACTGGATCTAGTATTAGGCCTATCACCATTACCTACGTCTGAACTGATAGGTTTAATTAAACAAGCTTTCTGATTTCTTCCCATGAGCCACCACTCACATGATAATCCGAGGATGGTACTCCATGATGGAGTTGTTCACGTAGAATCTTCTGAAGTACATGATGGCTGTCCcctgcacaggtgagacacacgTGGGTCAGATCTCAGCAGGTAGGCAGGCAGTTAGGTGGTGTTCTGGGAAATGTGTGCACGTACCACAACAGACTTGGGCATCGCAGGCTTGAAAGCGTTGCAGAAGTCCAGCATCCTCTTCTCGTAGTGTCTGAACAAAACGTCTTCCTCGCGGCGCTCCAGGAACACGGACTCAGACACTCCAGGCTGGTTCAGGCAGAGAGGCGGGAGGAGGTGAAGTGATCTGTCACACACTGAACCCATTCTGcttgttctgtctttttacGACCGCTTACCTTCCCACTTTCCAGTATCTTGTTCCGGAACTTCTGGTTAGCCTTGTATCTCATATGCTCGATTTCGTCTTCGCTTTTAAAAATCCAGTATTTTCTCTGCGAGCTGTTGTGAAACATGGCTGCTTCTGAAAGAAAAGGGGAGCCAAAGCTTCCATTAAAGAGAGAATAAACCAGAGCagctacagacagacagcgaaGCCTGCTGCTCACGGTGCGACAGGTCAGCGCTAGCATCAACCCACCTGTTTTATTTGGCTCTAAATACGCGACAGTCCATTCAAAAGCGATTAAAGTTGACGACGATGACGATGGAGCGAAGCGGAACGAAGCTGTGCGGGAAACAGCCTCTTTGGCTGCTCGTAAACTTCAAAATTAGAAGTAGAAACAGCCGCTAGCTTAAAATTGACGCGCGTCGCCTCTCTTTGGCGTCAACGATGTCCCCTTTTTGATGACGCATTACTACCGTAATGCAGGAAACAGTGCGCGAAATAAATCTACTCATTAGCATaatgctctctctcacacacacaatgaaaaaactCAAGAATAacgttttcttttcttttcttttcttttcttttcttttcttttctttatctttctttgtttttctttctaatttCTAAGAATTTAATCTGAATTAAATTAACATTCAAGCCTTATGAGCTTAAGGTGCATTTTAAATCACGTGAGATATGATTACATTAATTTTAAACATGCAAAAGCAGCTTGTTCCAACACTTAAATAGCGTATGGAAATTAAAATAGAGCTGAAATATATTTAAGTGTCATATAGGCCTACTTGTTAGGCTAAATGCAGGCTATTTATTGTCAATTTGCACCACTTCTGCAGAGCAACCCCTCTTCATAGCGGGTCCCAGAGGTTGAAAAATGTAGCCAACCTGTtctagaaaaataaaataaaatagataaataaataaatagacaGAGGCCTTCCTATATCCTCCCAGTTTTCATGATTTCCCCCATGTTGAGACGCGCTTTCCCCAAATTTCCTTGCTTTCAGCCCCTATGAAGATCTCGGATCGTTTTCAGACGGAAGAGTCGAACAGAAATTGAATCACACAGTATGTTTAGACGGAGCCACTCAACCCCCACCAGTGTTTCCGTACACCGTCATTTGCATAAACATGAGTAATTTATGAATAATAAATGCCCTTGCATTCAGCGGGAGCCGTTAATTTGCATATCACCACAGCTACAGTTTTATTTCCTTAGCGCGGTGTTATCATGAAGCCCTTCAAGCCTGCATAAACCAGAATCAAAGAAGTAATGCTTTAACAGGTATGTGCTGAGGACTGTTTTATTATCTTAATCTCTTTCTCTACAGGCGGACATGATTTGAACTTGTGTGTCTGAGCTCTGTCTGTGATAGGCTTGTAAAGCGCGGTCCGCTCATTGTGCGCCGGGCTCACATCTACAGTATCCATCGCTCGGTCCTGCCCTGCGAATTGCATAAACATGAAGAGCCGATGCATTATTGATGAGACCATCGCAACGTTTACTGTATGTGCGTCCGCGTGTGCGCGCGCTCATAGGGCGtgatgcgtgcgtgcgtgaccGTGCGCATGCAGCCTCCGTGCTGTCAGTGTAAGCAAAcacctttgctgctgctgttgcgcTTAATTCCGCAGCGTGGTGTGGAGgacttttgtctgtcttttagAAAATCTTTAAACTCAGCTGGTGAGGATTCACTTTATGTTTCTGGCTCTAATGACACTCAGTGTTGTTACTTACAGAGGAAATgcatggatgctgctgctgcaagtaaagctgtgtgagtgtgtgtgagaggtgatGCAGAAGAGAGATGTAAGgtcaggcttgtgtgtgtgtgtgtgtgtgtgtgtgtgtgtgtgtgtgtgtgtgtgtgtgtgtgtgtgtgtgtgtgtgtgtgtgtgtgtgtgtgtgtgtgtgtgtgcgcgcgcgcgtaaCTAAAGGCTGCACATATAGAATCTGACAGGCAGGGTTTTATGGGAAATCAGACTTGGGTGATTTTTGGCATCACCAGATCAGCGCAATGATCTTTGAGCCTCCCTGATCAAGTTAGTTTCATCCGCCCGGCGTCAAGTCTGCACTCCTGTGAAGCTGCATGGTAAAATGTTGGCAGGCACGGTGGAACCATTGCAGCTCACGTACACAGAGTCAGCTGCTGACCGATGGCTCGGACACCGTGCGAAGCATCACCTTGGCTGTACACAGCTTTGTAAACTattcatgatgatgataatgctgaggaggaggaggaggaggaggaggaggaggaggaggaggataatCCCCACCGCCTGGCCCACCTCCCCACCGTCTCATCTATGAAGTTACTTTCTTGTATGGAAGGAAATCATTTGGAAATAACCTTGACAACGA from Chaetodon trifascialis isolate fChaTrf1 chromosome 6, fChaTrf1.hap1, whole genome shotgun sequence includes the following:
- the ccnh gene encoding cyclin-H; its protein translation is MFHNSSQRKYWIFKSEDEIEHMRYKANQKFRNKILESGKPGVSESVFLERREEDVLFRHYEKRMLDFCNAFKPAMPKSVVGTAIMYFRRFYVNNSIMEYHPRIIMLTCAYLSCKVDEFNVSSTQFVGNLLQESPAGQERVLEQILEYELLLIQQLNFHLVVHTPYRPMEGLLIDLKTRYPALENPESLRKSADDFLTQAAMTDAGLLFPPSQIALTAILNSASRAGLSMESYLTECLGLKGDKETLSKMYDSMRRMKTLLKKYELPKAEEVNAYKQKLERIHAEFATSSTKRKRGYEEDGHVAKEPRLAEEEWTDEDLI